From Dietzia sp. ANT_WB102, a single genomic window includes:
- the mshB gene encoding N-acetyl-1-D-myo-inositol-2-amino-2-deoxy-alpha-D-glucopyranoside deacetylase, giving the protein MTPTIATPSAEGVRALFVHAHPDDEAITTGGTIAALVAAGADVRVITCTLGEEGEVLGEELAGLAAGRADQLGGYRIGELSAALRALGVNYTRFLGGAGRWRDSGMAGTPSADHPRAFVRSGTEAVDELVSVLDDFRPHLVVTYDPRGGYGHPDHIRAHEVVHAAIEKSTHRPDRVAWTVTARSDIGRIHPAPPEHLRHPKDDELPSIPDSRLTHRVPLDDANYAAKLEALTGHATQLELVPGPEGEPWFLALTNGVLQCVPQVEWYIAHDRAADDGPYVKCPPGSAHLFDGVGGERM; this is encoded by the coding sequence ATGACACCGACCATCGCGACCCCGTCGGCGGAGGGCGTGCGCGCGCTGTTCGTGCACGCCCACCCCGACGACGAGGCGATCACTACCGGCGGCACGATCGCTGCGCTGGTGGCCGCCGGTGCCGACGTGCGCGTCATCACCTGCACCCTCGGCGAGGAGGGCGAGGTGCTCGGCGAGGAACTGGCCGGGCTCGCCGCCGGCCGCGCCGACCAACTTGGTGGATACCGGATCGGTGAACTGTCCGCTGCCCTGCGCGCCCTCGGGGTGAACTACACCCGGTTCCTCGGCGGAGCCGGCCGGTGGCGGGACTCCGGCATGGCCGGCACCCCTTCGGCCGATCACCCACGGGCGTTCGTGAGGTCCGGCACAGAGGCGGTGGACGAACTGGTGTCCGTCCTCGACGACTTCCGCCCCCATCTCGTGGTGACCTACGATCCGCGGGGCGGCTACGGCCACCCGGATCACATCCGCGCCCACGAGGTGGTGCACGCCGCGATCGAGAAGTCCACCCATCGGCCCGACCGCGTCGCGTGGACTGTCACTGCCCGCTCGGATATCGGCCGGATCCACCCTGCACCACCCGAACACCTGCGCCACCCCAAGGACGACGAGCTCCCGTCGATTCCGGACTCCCGACTCACGCACCGCGTTCCGCTGGACGACGCCAATTACGCCGCCAAGCTGGAAGCACTCACCGGTCACGCCACTCAGCTGGAGTTGGTGCCCGGGCCCGAGGGGGAACCCTGGTTCCTCGCCCTGACAAACGGTGTCCTGCAATGCGTTCCCCAGGTGGAGTGGTACATCGCCCACGACCGCGCCGCCGATGACGGCCCGTACGTCAAGTGCCCGCCCGGTTCCGCGCATCTGTTCGACGGGGTCGGCGGGGAGCGGATGTGA
- a CDS encoding PH domain-containing protein → MPDHAVPLRTNGDPLVSSPAPGEGGAHALREQRPTVLDHDAGGDVPDTGDALLTSNRVLVTAPRHRIEKRTPFLFVIEGIWSWAILAGLQIAWFFWGENVMGFWNWVALAVTIPFAFMGIVVAPWWRYIVARWDVSDSAVCSRKGWWTTQFRIAPLARLQTVYTTRTLFERWLGLATVHASTASAQGTVEIRGLNLADAEALAQHLIAIANLDPEDGT, encoded by the coding sequence ATGCCCGATCACGCAGTACCCCTCCGCACGAACGGGGATCCCCTGGTATCCAGCCCGGCCCCCGGCGAGGGGGGCGCCCACGCGCTCCGCGAGCAGCGTCCTACCGTGCTCGACCACGACGCAGGCGGCGACGTGCCGGACACCGGTGATGCGCTGCTCACGTCGAACCGGGTCCTGGTGACGGCGCCGCGGCACCGGATCGAGAAGCGCACCCCATTCTTGTTCGTGATCGAGGGAATCTGGTCTTGGGCGATCCTCGCGGGTCTGCAGATTGCCTGGTTCTTCTGGGGCGAGAACGTCATGGGGTTCTGGAACTGGGTCGCGCTGGCCGTGACCATCCCCTTCGCGTTCATGGGGATCGTGGTGGCACCGTGGTGGCGCTACATCGTGGCCCGGTGGGACGTCTCGGACTCCGCCGTGTGCTCGCGCAAGGGGTGGTGGACCACACAGTTCCGGATCGCGCCGCTGGCCCGTCTGCAGACCGTGTACACCACGCGCACCCTGTTCGAGCGGTGGCTCGGATTGGCGACGGTACACGCGTCCACCGCGTCAGCGCAGGGGACGGTGGAGATCCGGGGATTGAACCTGGCGGATGCCGAAGCGCTGGCCCAGCACCTCATCGCGATCGCAAACCTGGATCCGGAGGATGGCACGTGA
- a CDS encoding PH domain-containing protein, with amino-acid sequence MTGPETAPGAARAPEHDDEGGASVDTTLAPGAEPAEEVLSADEPEVAERVDPEAPWDRLSWRMLLVHPLGMLTRLLPLFVISLWLGSNRSNYWFEIIVVSLVVVGSVLRWLSTSYQIGRTHIILKKGFFSRQVVTVARQRIRSVDFESDLFHRVLKVSIVEVGTGRADSGKSDAERFRLDAIDTTLVESLRDELLKHRRALDPSLDVEDEDQWGSKYGEDIARWKVTWSRFAPFSFIGFGVLFSLWLITWQMGDMHDRIMDLAVVEGTIAWLDSLGQPWALVGKGIAIWLVAGVLAVITYAIRYGKYALTERGQLLYVQNGILRRKHQALDKARLRGVEMRLPVYLRMVGGGRLEPIMTGTKKGSTASTLLPQAPIKDMRRVAIRILGDATPVTVPLRRHPWKAARRRITRGLLPFWIVAGILVLVRIDTGPSADIWVVWGIPAALLLFLLLSADRIRMLGHALLPDTLVTSSGSWTAKRSVLEADGIIGWTVTQSVFQRSAGVATVSAATPAGTGVYSVIDIDAGEAWSLAEALTPGITDVWNHQGDDPGRVSPSMGVPRS; translated from the coding sequence GTGACCGGGCCGGAGACCGCGCCCGGAGCGGCGCGGGCACCCGAGCACGACGACGAGGGTGGCGCCTCCGTCGACACCACACTGGCCCCGGGGGCTGAACCGGCGGAGGAGGTCCTGTCGGCCGACGAGCCCGAAGTCGCCGAAAGAGTCGACCCGGAGGCACCCTGGGATCGCCTTTCCTGGCGGATGCTGCTCGTGCACCCACTGGGGATGCTGACCCGGTTGCTCCCGCTGTTCGTCATTTCCTTATGGCTGGGGTCGAATCGCAGCAACTACTGGTTCGAGATCATCGTGGTATCGCTCGTGGTCGTCGGTAGTGTGCTGCGGTGGCTGTCGACCAGCTATCAGATCGGCCGCACGCACATCATCTTGAAGAAGGGCTTCTTCAGTCGCCAGGTGGTCACGGTCGCCCGCCAGCGGATCCGGAGCGTGGATTTCGAATCCGACCTGTTCCACCGGGTCCTCAAGGTCTCGATCGTCGAGGTGGGCACCGGGCGGGCCGACTCGGGCAAGTCGGACGCCGAGCGGTTCCGCCTTGACGCCATCGACACCACACTGGTGGAGTCGCTCCGCGATGAGTTGCTCAAGCACCGGCGTGCGCTGGACCCGTCACTCGACGTGGAAGACGAGGACCAGTGGGGGTCGAAGTACGGCGAGGACATTGCCCGGTGGAAGGTCACCTGGTCGCGATTCGCGCCGTTCTCGTTCATCGGCTTCGGCGTGCTGTTTTCCCTCTGGCTCATCACGTGGCAGATGGGCGACATGCACGACCGGATCATGGATTTAGCCGTGGTCGAGGGGACGATCGCCTGGCTGGATTCCTTGGGCCAGCCGTGGGCGTTGGTGGGCAAGGGCATTGCGATCTGGCTGGTCGCCGGGGTGTTGGCGGTCATCACCTACGCCATCCGGTACGGCAAATACGCGCTGACCGAGCGTGGGCAGTTGCTGTACGTGCAGAACGGCATCCTCAGACGGAAGCACCAGGCCCTTGACAAGGCCCGGCTTCGCGGCGTGGAAATGCGGCTGCCGGTCTATCTGCGGATGGTCGGTGGAGGCCGGTTGGAGCCCATCATGACGGGCACCAAGAAGGGTTCCACCGCGTCAACCCTGCTGCCGCAGGCGCCGATCAAGGACATGCGGCGGGTGGCCATTCGTATCCTCGGCGACGCGACGCCGGTGACGGTCCCACTACGGCGGCATCCGTGGAAGGCGGCCCGCCGGAGGATCACCCGCGGACTCCTCCCCTTCTGGATCGTCGCCGGGATACTCGTCCTCGTCCGGATCGATACCGGTCCGTCGGCGGACATCTGGGTGGTCTGGGGGATCCCCGCCGCGTTGCTGCTTTTTCTGCTGCTGTCGGCGGACCGCATCCGCATGCTCGGGCACGCCCTGTTGCCGGACACACTGGTGACCTCGAGCGGGTCGTGGACCGCCAAGCGGTCGGTGCTCGAGGCCGACGGGATCATCGGCTGGACCGTCACACAGTCGGTGTTCCAACGGTCGGCGGGCGTGGCGACGGTATCCGCGGCCACCCCGGCTGGCACCGGCGTCTATTCGGTGATCGATATCGACGCCGGCGAGGCGTGGTCGCTGGCCGAGGCGCTGACGCCCGGGATCACCGACGTGTGGAACCACCAGGGCGACGACCCTGGTCGGGTGTCACCGTCGATGGGCGTCCCGCGAAGCTGA
- a CDS encoding ABC transporter family substrate-binding protein, which translates to MRRRGAVAVCTALALVVVSGCVADPPPPAVVGQDRTDGASVSLTSGGILLALDRVEAGFNPHLLADQGVDTDLVASLLLPSAFVPGVDGGPVLNRDLLESAERVPGAPSTIRYRIDQQAQWSDGVPVAAEDFEYLWRQMISQPGVVDPAGYERIVEVRSGAGGKVVDVVFDSVPDYWRSLFTHLLPGHILKGAPDGFQGAMQRLPATSAGPFMIRAADIGRGEIEFVRNDRYWARAPEVDQIVVRRATGAAQLGAALRGGPGAMALVSATPVAEDVSATIPGVTAAPLVSAAQLELGLNTIAPAVSDPAVRRAVAAAIDPEVVGRIVTGESEPRVSSFPFPARAAVTVTNDADLVERALTDAGFTRTGSRWLRQGTALSVTMGVEAADDRAVTAAYTVADQLRSAGIGARVWELDPVALYADALPHGLIDGVVGWQRTDGQPGSAAVSRFACGAPADVTTSTTGSPVRPPTTVTSLIPPEPDTGESSEPLTDVTATVPSTPTTPPRTLGRDAPARGGDVTGVCDPELDRALGVEKQAERLGRVTPPDPAEGSDPTGGAGLARSTDLAAAGDRVAELALRVPLVRPSFLLSADGVDVGGVAPASPGRGEQDPGRVSDAFDTAPTWRRTG; encoded by the coding sequence GTGCGCCGACGGGGTGCCGTCGCGGTGTGCACCGCGCTCGCCCTTGTCGTCGTTTCCGGATGTGTCGCTGACCCGCCGCCGCCAGCGGTGGTGGGTCAGGACCGCACAGATGGGGCGTCGGTCAGTCTCACGTCCGGCGGAATCCTGTTGGCGCTGGACCGGGTCGAGGCCGGGTTCAACCCGCATCTCCTAGCCGACCAGGGCGTGGACACCGACCTCGTCGCCTCGCTTCTGCTTCCCAGTGCGTTCGTCCCGGGCGTGGACGGTGGGCCGGTACTCAACCGGGACCTGCTCGAATCGGCGGAGCGGGTGCCGGGTGCGCCCTCGACCATCCGGTACAGGATCGACCAGCAGGCCCAGTGGTCCGATGGCGTCCCCGTTGCGGCCGAAGACTTCGAGTACCTCTGGCGGCAGATGATCAGTCAGCCCGGTGTGGTCGACCCGGCTGGCTACGAGAGGATCGTCGAGGTCCGCTCCGGAGCCGGGGGCAAGGTCGTCGACGTGGTATTCGACTCGGTACCGGATTACTGGCGAAGCCTGTTCACACACCTGCTGCCCGGACACATCCTCAAAGGCGCGCCCGACGGTTTCCAGGGCGCCATGCAACGCCTGCCCGCGACGAGCGCCGGACCGTTCATGATCCGCGCCGCCGACATCGGCCGCGGTGAAATCGAGTTCGTCCGAAACGACAGGTACTGGGCCCGCGCCCCCGAGGTCGACCAGATCGTCGTGCGCCGCGCCACGGGAGCCGCCCAACTCGGGGCCGCACTGAGGGGCGGCCCCGGAGCAATGGCGCTGGTCTCGGCGACCCCCGTGGCAGAGGACGTCTCCGCCACGATCCCGGGTGTCACCGCCGCCCCGCTGGTGAGCGCGGCGCAACTGGAACTGGGACTCAATACGATCGCTCCAGCGGTGTCCGACCCCGCGGTCCGGCGCGCTGTCGCCGCGGCGATCGACCCGGAGGTGGTCGGCCGGATCGTGACGGGGGAGTCCGAGCCCAGGGTCTCGTCATTCCCGTTCCCTGCGCGGGCGGCCGTCACCGTCACCAATGACGCCGATCTCGTCGAGCGTGCGCTGACCGATGCGGGGTTCACGCGCACCGGCTCCCGGTGGCTCCGCCAAGGGACTGCGCTCTCCGTGACGATGGGAGTCGAGGCCGCGGACGACCGGGCGGTCACCGCCGCGTACACCGTCGCCGATCAACTGCGCAGCGCAGGAATCGGCGCCAGGGTGTGGGAACTCGACCCGGTCGCCCTGTACGCCGATGCGTTACCACACGGCCTCATCGACGGGGTGGTGGGTTGGCAACGGACCGACGGGCAACCGGGGTCCGCCGCAGTGTCCCGCTTCGCCTGCGGGGCCCCGGCGGACGTCACCACGTCGACGACAGGATCCCCGGTGCGCCCACCGACCACGGTGACGAGCCTGATCCCTCCCGAGCCGGACACCGGGGAATCGAGCGAGCCACTTACCGATGTCACGGCCACCGTCCCCTCCACGCCCACCACGCCGCCCCGCACGTTAGGTCGAGACGCACCCGCACGAGGCGGTGACGTCACCGGGGTCTGCGACCCGGAGCTCGACCGAGCGCTCGGCGTGGAAAAGCAGGCGGAAAGGCTCGGTCGGGTCACCCCGCCTGACCCGGCCGAGGGGAGCGATCCGACCGGCGGGGCGGGGTTGGCGCGTAGTACCGACCTGGCCGCCGCGGGCGACCGGGTAGCCGAGCTGGCCCTCCGCGTGCCGCTGGTGCGCCCGTCGTTCCTACTGTCCGCTGACGGGGTCGACGTGGGAGGGGTAGCCCCCGCTAGTCCCGGCCGTGGAGAGCAGGACCCGGGTCGGGTCTCCGACGCGTTCGACACCGCACCCACCTGGAGGAGGACCGGATGA